The DNA window TGCCACCCGAGGCGCGTGATGCGCTGGGGGCGTTTATGCGCGCCTGCGGTTTTACGCAGCAGGGCGAAGACTGGCAGAAATGAGCGATCCCCGCCCTTAAGGACGAGGATCCCTGCTTCATGGTAATTTCCTAAGCAGCACAGACACTTCAGGCTAGACAGCCGCACAACTATTTCACCGCCGCTACGCCCGTTGCCACATCAGGGCGTTTTTGTTTCAACAGCATGATGGCGACAAAACCTATCAGCGTGATACCACACAGTATCAACAGCCCGGCAATCTCATTACCAAACCACCGATCGCCGGTAACACGGATAATCGGCGCCAGAAAACCGCCTATTGCACCGAACATATTGATAAACCCTACGCCTGCGGCCAACGCGCTTCCGCTCAGCAACATGGTTGGCATTGTCCAGAAAACCGGCTGTACGGCAATAAAGCCAACGGCCGCAAAACACAGCGCAACCATGGCCAACGCCGGGCTGGCGACCAATGCCGACGCACCAATCCCTAAAGCGGCGACCAATAGCGTGATTGCAGCGATGTTGCGTAATGCCCCCGTTTTATCCGCGTAGCGGGGAATATAGTAGGTACCAAACATCGCGGCGACCCAGGGAATCGCCGTCACCAACGACGCGGTAAACCCCACCTTGGTGCCCAGCAGCCCGGCCACCTGCGTAGGCAGGAAGAAGATCAGGCCATAAACGCTGATCTGGATAATCAGGTAGATCACCCCCAGATGCCAGATCGCCGGAATACGCACCCCATCAAGAATACGTGAAACCCCTTTTTTGCTCTCTTCCGCCACCAATTCATCAATCAACGCCTGCTTTTCCGTGGCCGTTAAGAAACGCGCTGTGGCCGGTTCATCGTCCAGGTAGAAGAAGGTCCAGATCCCGGCGGCCACCGCTAGCATCCCTTCGATGATAAACATCCAAAACCAACCCGCGTGCCCGGCAAAACCATGCATTTCCAGCAATGCCCCGGAAAGCGGGCTGCCCAACGTCAGTGCCAGCGGCGCGCCCATATAAAACAGCCCCATGACTGAAGCGCGGTTACTTAGCGGGAACCACAGCGAGGTCAGGTAAATCATTCCGGGGAAGAACCCCGCCTCGGCCGCGCCCAGCAAGGTGCGCACCAGCAGAAACTTGGCTTCCGTATCGGCAAACGCCATGGCCGACGATAATACGCCCCAGGCCAGTGTCGTACAGCCAATCCAGGTTTTGGCGCCAAACTTACGCATTAATAAATTTGCCGGCGTGCCTAATAACGCATAAGCGGCAAAAAATATCCCAGCCCCTAATGCATAGGCTTCATTACTTAGCCCGGTATCCAACTGATAAGATTCTTTAGCAAAGCCGATATTTGCGCGATCCAAAAATGCCAGAATATAAAGAGAAAGCATAAATGGAATCAAACGCCAACGCGTTTTTGCCACCGCCGTTGTTAATTGAGTGGTCATAATTCAAGCCTCGTTATTTCTCCGATTAATACGAATAGTAAAAACCAGAAATTTTCGAAACAGACTTAATGAGTATAAGGGCGGGTTAACTGGCATGCCGGATTCAACTCAACGCCAAATCCTGGTTTATCCAATACCGACTTATGCATACGCCCATTAATTGGCACCGGCTCGTCCAATAAAATAGGATCGAACTGCGGGCGCATAGAGTCAGCCTGTGGCGATGTCATTAAAAATTCACTGAATGGCGTATTGGTAAAAGTAATAACCGCATGGTGAGAATATACTGAAGAACCATGCGGCACCACCCACTGCCCTTTGGCTTTGGCAATTGCCGCCACTTCCAACAGCGTTGTTAACCCACCGCACCAGCCAACATCAGGCTGCATAATATCGATGCCCGTGTCCGATAGGGTCTGGAACGATTCCAGCGTGCCATGATGTTCGCCCGTCGTCACCAACATCCCCAGCGGGGCATTACGTTTTAACTGACGATAGCCTTCATACTGCTGCGGCGGCAGGCACTCTTCGATCCATTTCAGATTATAAGGTGCACAGGCGTGCGCGACTTTAGTGGCATAGTTAACGTCCATCGACATCCAGCAATCCAGCATCAGCCAGAAATCAGGGCCGCATTTCTCGCGCATATCGGCCACCATTTTTGCCGTTTCCCGTACGCCGATATCGCCGTCGTGCGGCCCAAAATGGGTCGGCATTTTTCCGCCGATAAACCCCATTTCCTTCGCTAAATCCGGGCGCGAACCCGTGGCGTAGAATTGGATCTCATCACGTACGGCACCGCCTAACAGCTTGAAAACCGGCAGATCGGTACATTTCCCAAACAGATCCCACAGTGCCAGATCGACACAGGAAATCGTGTTCATCACCATCCCGCCGCCACCGGAATAAAACAAGGTAGAACGCAGCATCTGATCGTGGATCAATTTAATATCAGAGACACAACGCCCCTCGATAAAGCGGTTTAAATGCTTTTCTACAATAAAACAGCCCATTTCACCCGCCGTTGAAACGGCAAAGCCAGTGATACCATTATCCGCTTCAACTTCGACGACCAGCGTGCCTAATACATTAATACCGAATGACTGCCGTGATTGTTCATATTCTTTATATTTACTCATCGGCGTGCATATTTTATCGTCGATCCAGTGTTTCCCTTGTTGATCATGATAATCTGCACCACCCGATCCTTTTTCTGCTGTTGCGCCCCCCATAAAATAGGCGCGGATATGTTTTATTTTTGGTAAACATGTAGACTGAAGCATAATATTAACCTCGTATTATTGAATGTAGGATAACAAATGGTTCATTTCTTTATTGATCGATTGCTTTAGTTCCTGCAGCGTTTCTTGCTGACGCGATGTTAAAGGCACCTGCAGTTCGCCCATATTAAAACCGCGTATTTCCATCGCCAGCTTATATCCCAATGGGAAAGGAAAACTGGCCATTTGGTTCATTAAAGGTATCGCCATCATCTGTAATTGACGTGCGGCAGCCAAATCGCCCTGCTGGAAAAGATCGTAAATGCGGCGCATCAGCTCAGGCATTACCCCCGCCGTACCGGTCACACATCCCTGGGCACCGGCACAAAGCGCAGCAAAGAAAAACTCTTCACGCCCGGTCATCACACTGAAATCCTTATCCGCTTCAGGGCACGATGCCAGCATTTTCATAAAGCCCACCGCATCGCCGCTGGAGTCCTTGATGCCAACGATATTCGGATGCGCAGCCAAACCGGCAACCAGTTCGGCACTCAGCGGATCGGCGAAAAAGGGGATGTTATACAGGCAGAGCGGCAGCGCCACGGCACTGGCTATCTGGGCAAAATAAAGCGCATGGCGTTCGGGTTCATAGTGGTAGAACGCCGCCGGCATCAGCACCACGCCGCTGGCACCGGCACGGTACGCCGCATCCGCCAACGCAATGCTTTCCTGCGGCGTGGTTGCCGGAATGCCAGCCCATACGGGCACACGCCCGGCAGCCTGTTCCACCACGGTTTTAACCACCGCGCATTTTTGCTCAAACGTCATATAACCGGCCTCGCCGACCGAACTGACGGGGAAAAGCGCAGTTAATCCGCCGTTGATCTGGAAATCAACAATAGACCGTAACTCGTTCAGATTGGGGGCAGCTGCCTGCCATGGCGTTAACATGGCACTGATCACACCGCGTGGTCGCTTTATCATATTCACCTTATCCTCTGTAGCCTAACGCTTGGGAGATTTCCCCCGCGCTCTCTTTAACTTTCTCCACCAGCGCAGCCAGATTGCTTTCGCCGATCTGCAAGATAGTGCCAACGATGGAAATGGCGGCCGTTACATCCCCGGCGGCATTGAATACCGGTGCGCTGATGCAGCGAATATTGGCCACGTCTTCTTCGTTATCGTAAGCCCAGCCGATTTGACGAATTTTCTGCAACTCTGCGCGCAGTTGGGCTTCATGGGTAATGGTATTCGGCAAGCCATCGGTGAACACGATGCTGCGGATCAACATGTCCTGCCGCTCTCTGTCACACCAGGCCAACAGGCACTTGCCCAACGATGAACGGCATAAAGAAAGGCGTTTGCCCTCCCAGGTACGGACTTGAATGCTGGATTGGCTTTCAACTTTGATCAGGTAGATAGGCGCATCATCATCCAGCACCCCCAGATGGCAAAGGTGGCCGGTGCTGTTCATCAAAGCCGTTAGATGCGGCAGGGCAATAGCGCGTAGATCCAACTGGCGGGCTACCTGGCTGCCCAGTTCCAGCAATTTCAACCCCAGCCGGTAGCTGCCATCCTTGCCTTGAGCCAACAAGCGCAGGTGTTTAAGCTCTTCCAGCAGTAAATAAACGGTGCTTTTCGGCAACGCCAGCGTGCTAACGATATGGTTGGCGGAACAGTGCCCGTGCTCAGACACCAGATTGAGAATTGCCATGGCGCGACATAACGCCGGGACTTTAGACTTCATCGCTAATTCCATCATATTGGAATCCATTCTGGAGTGATGGACAATGTATAGAATGAAAATTGAGCAGGTTAAAGCACCAGAATGCCTGGCTGTGATACAGCTCTCTTAAATTTTTTAGATTCCAGCATATTGGAACAATACACTGATTTTTAAGGTAAAAAATCAGTGTATTTCCAAAGGATTGGACTGTTTGATGTGGATTAGAAGCAAAAAAAACGGCGCCCTCATCGGGCGCCGCTTCTACAGTTGTTGAAAGGGCTTACGCCTCAATCGCCATTTTCAGTTTCTTCATGGCGTTTTTCTCCAGCTGGCGCACGCGCTCGGCGGAAACGCCGTACTGATCGGCCAGTTCCTGCAGCGTGGACTTATTATCGTCGTCCAACCAGCGGGCGCGGATGATATGCTGGCTACGCTCGTCCAACCCTTCCAGCGCATAGGCCAGTTTGTCGGCCGCGTTGCTCTCCCAGTTATCTTCCTCAATGCCTTCGGCGAAGTCGGAGCTTTTGTCCTGCAGGTACAGCATTGGCGCCATAGCCTGCCCGTCGCGGGTTTCGTCGTCTGGCGTAGGATCAAACGTCATGTCCTGTGCGGCCATGCGGGATTCCATCTCGCGCACATCTTTGCTGGTCACGCCCAGCTCGCGAGCAACCAGTTCTACCTCGTCCTGGTTGAACCACCCCAGACGCTGCTTGGTTTTGCGCAGGTTGAAGAACAGTTTGCGTTGCGCTTTGGTGGTCGCCACTTTGACGATACGCCAGTTGCGCAACACATACTCATGAATTTCTGCTTTGATCCAGTGTACCGCGAACGATACCAGGCGCACGCCCACTTCCGGGTTAAAGCGACGGACTGCTTTCATCAGGCCGATGTTGCCTTCCTGGATCAGGTCTGCCTGCGGCAGGCCATAGCCAGCATAGTTGCGGGCAATATGAGCGACAAAGCGCAGGTGAGACAGGATTAGCTGCTTAGCTGCTTCCAGATCGCCCTGATAATGCAGCCGTTCAGCCAGTTCCCGCTCTTCCTCTGCCGTCAGCATCGGATAGGCGTTGGCTGCCCGGATATAGGCTTCCAAGCTACCTTGGGGTACTAAGGCTAAAGTTTGCATTTCTTTGGTCATTCAAACCCTCTCTTGAGAAAACTATCATGCTTGCAGGTGAATATTACGGCGGGGAGAGACTGATTTTACGGCAGTTGCTGTGCAAAACAGGTTCCGCTCGCCGGACACCTTAACATTTG is part of the Gibbsiella quercinecans genome and encodes:
- a CDS encoding MFS transporter, with protein sequence MTTQLTTAVAKTRWRLIPFMLSLYILAFLDRANIGFAKESYQLDTGLSNEAYALGAGIFFAAYALLGTPANLLMRKFGAKTWIGCTTLAWGVLSSAMAFADTEAKFLLVRTLLGAAEAGFFPGMIYLTSLWFPLSNRASVMGLFYMGAPLALTLGSPLSGALLEMHGFAGHAGWFWMFIIEGMLAVAAGIWTFFYLDDEPATARFLTATEKQALIDELVAEESKKGVSRILDGVRIPAIWHLGVIYLIIQISVYGLIFFLPTQVAGLLGTKVGFTASLVTAIPWVAAMFGTYYIPRYADKTGALRNIAAITLLVAALGIGASALVASPALAMVALCFAAVGFIAVQPVFWTMPTMLLSGSALAAGVGFINMFGAIGGFLAPIIRVTGDRWFGNEIAGLLILCGITLIGFVAIMLLKQKRPDVATGVAAVK
- the rhmD gene encoding L-rhamnonate dehydratase, with the protein product MLQSTCLPKIKHIRAYFMGGATAEKGSGGADYHDQQGKHWIDDKICTPMSKYKEYEQSRQSFGINVLGTLVVEVEADNGITGFAVSTAGEMGCFIVEKHLNRFIEGRCVSDIKLIHDQMLRSTLFYSGGGGMVMNTISCVDLALWDLFGKCTDLPVFKLLGGAVRDEIQFYATGSRPDLAKEMGFIGGKMPTHFGPHDGDIGVRETAKMVADMREKCGPDFWLMLDCWMSMDVNYATKVAHACAPYNLKWIEECLPPQQYEGYRQLKRNAPLGMLVTTGEHHGTLESFQTLSDTGIDIMQPDVGWCGGLTTLLEVAAIAKAKGQWVVPHGSSVYSHHAVITFTNTPFSEFLMTSPQADSMRPQFDPILLDEPVPINGRMHKSVLDKPGFGVELNPACQLTRPYTH
- a CDS encoding dihydrodipicolinate synthase family protein; this encodes MIKRPRGVISAMLTPWQAAAPNLNELRSIVDFQINGGLTALFPVSSVGEAGYMTFEQKCAVVKTVVEQAAGRVPVWAGIPATTPQESIALADAAYRAGASGVVLMPAAFYHYEPERHALYFAQIASAVALPLCLYNIPFFADPLSAELVAGLAAHPNIVGIKDSSGDAVGFMKMLASCPEADKDFSVMTGREEFFFAALCAGAQGCVTGTAGVMPELMRRIYDLFQQGDLAAARQLQMMAIPLMNQMASFPFPLGYKLAMEIRGFNMGELQVPLTSRQQETLQELKQSINKEMNHLLSYIQ
- a CDS encoding IclR family transcriptional regulator, coding for MMELAMKSKVPALCRAMAILNLVSEHGHCSANHIVSTLALPKSTVYLLLEELKHLRLLAQGKDGSYRLGLKLLELGSQVARQLDLRAIALPHLTALMNSTGHLCHLGVLDDDAPIYLIKVESQSSIQVRTWEGKRLSLCRSSLGKCLLAWCDRERQDMLIRSIVFTDGLPNTITHEAQLRAELQKIRQIGWAYDNEEDVANIRCISAPVFNAAGDVTAAISIVGTILQIGESNLAALVEKVKESAGEISQALGYRG
- the rpoH gene encoding RNA polymerase sigma factor RpoH; its protein translation is MTKEMQTLALVPQGSLEAYIRAANAYPMLTAEEERELAERLHYQGDLEAAKQLILSHLRFVAHIARNYAGYGLPQADLIQEGNIGLMKAVRRFNPEVGVRLVSFAVHWIKAEIHEYVLRNWRIVKVATTKAQRKLFFNLRKTKQRLGWFNQDEVELVARELGVTSKDVREMESRMAAQDMTFDPTPDDETRDGQAMAPMLYLQDKSSDFAEGIEEDNWESNAADKLAYALEGLDERSQHIIRARWLDDDNKSTLQELADQYGVSAERVRQLEKNAMKKLKMAIEA